A genome region from Pseudomonadota bacterium includes the following:
- a CDS encoding 16S rRNA (uracil(1498)-N(3))-methyltransferase — MARVVVSPEARDGDAFVIEGEAYRHAVNVLRVARGDSFLVVDGSGHEFTCVAETLSSRSLRARVTQVRTLSPAPALSIHLCCGLLKGEKLDLVLQKGTELGVARFTFFAGQRSTVRIDPRDEVSRRGRWQRIVQGAVGQSGGGAYPDVDGPVSFDTVLTQAVQADLAILAWEGDGHTPLPRLAAVLRGHAALRTVAVLVGPEGGFSEGEIEAARAAGVTLVSLGARILRAETAAVVMPALLLAASGDLG, encoded by the coding sequence GTGGCCCGCGTGGTGGTCTCGCCCGAGGCGCGCGACGGCGACGCCTTCGTCATCGAGGGTGAGGCCTACCGTCACGCGGTGAACGTGTTGCGCGTGGCTCGGGGAGACAGCTTTCTCGTGGTTGATGGCAGCGGGCACGAGTTCACCTGTGTGGCCGAGACGCTCTCATCGCGCAGCCTGCGGGCACGGGTGACCCAGGTGCGCACGCTCTCTCCAGCGCCTGCGCTGTCGATTCACCTGTGCTGCGGCCTGCTCAAGGGAGAGAAGCTCGATCTCGTTCTGCAGAAGGGCACTGAGCTGGGGGTGGCGCGCTTCACCTTCTTCGCGGGGCAGCGCTCCACCGTGCGGATCGATCCACGTGACGAGGTGTCGCGTCGTGGTCGCTGGCAGCGCATCGTGCAGGGGGCCGTGGGCCAGAGCGGCGGCGGCGCCTACCCGGACGTCGACGGGCCGGTGTCGTTCGATACGGTTCTCACCCAGGCCGTTCAGGCCGACCTCGCGATCCTGGCCTGGGAGGGCGACGGCCACACGCCCCTCCCGCGTCTCGCAGCGGTGTTGCGGGGGCATGCAGCCCTTCGCACGGTGGCGGTGCTTGTAGGGCCAGAGGGCGGGTTCTCTGAGGGGGAGATAGAGGCCGCACGGGCGGCGGGCGTGACTCTCGTCAGCCTCGGCGCGCGCATCTTGCGCGCGGAGACCGCGGCGGTGGTGATGCCCGCGCTCCTGCTGGCGGCCTCCGGCGATCTCGGCTGA